CTCTGCGCGGAGACGATCAGGTAGGCGATCAGGACGCCGAAGAGCGCGAAGATCACGCCGTGGAGCACGGTGTACTGCACGACCAGCCCCGGCGAGACCGTGACGGCCGACGGATCGCGGAGGCCCTGCAGCGCCGCCGCGCCGAGCAGCGCCGGCGTGCGGAGCGGCTGGCCGCGCGCGGCGTCGTAGATGAGAAACCAGGCGGCAACGATGGCCGCCCCGATGAGGCCGGCGATGATGCCTTCGCGGAAATAGCGGGATCGGGAACCCATGGGAAGCCTCCTCTGGAGAGCGGTCGGGCCCGGGCCTGTGGATCCTTGATCCCGGGTGTACCACCGTCCCGGCTGGAGAACAACCGGGAGGTGCGCCGGTGCGCTACCTCGGACCAGAGGCCGGGGGGTCGGGGGCCAGGCGCACGACCATCTTGCCCAGGTTGTCGCCGGAGAAGAGGCCGAGGAAGGCCTTGGGCGCGTTCTCGATGCCCTCGACTACGGTCTCTTCCCGCTTGATGCGCCCGGCCTTGAGCCAGCCGCCCACCTCGCCGACGAATTCTCCGTAGCGGTCGAAGTGGTCGGAGATGATGAAGCCCTGCATGAGGGTGCGGTTGGCGATCATGGAGAAGAGGTAGCGCGGGCCGGGGTCGGGGATCTCCAGGTTGTACTGCGAGATCATGCCGCAGAGGGGGATGCGGGAGAGCGGGTTGAGCAGGCGCAGCACGGCGTCGAGGATCGGCCCGCCCACGTTCTCGAAGTAGACGTCGACGCCCTTGGGGCAGGCCTGGCGGAGCGCGTCGACGCAGTCACCGGCCGTCTTGTAGTTGATGGCGGCGTCCGCCCCCAGCTCGCGCCTGACATAGGCGCACTTCTCGTCGGTGCCGGCCGTGCCCACGACGCGGCAGCCCAGGATCTTGCCCATCTGGACGACGAGCGAGCCCGTCGCTCCGGCGGCGCCGGAGACCACGAGCGTCTCGCCGGCCTTGGGCTTGCCGATCTCCTTGAGCCCGTACCAGCCCGTGAAACCGGGGACACCGAGGACGCCAAGGTAGGCCGGCAGCGGCAGCGAGGCATCGACCGGCGTGATGCCCTCGCCCGCCGAGACGAAGTACTCGCGCCAGCCCTGCATGTTGCTGACGACCGCGCCTTCCTTGAGCTTGGGATGATTCGACTTCAGCACCTGCCCCACGGCGCGCCCGTCGAGCGGCTTGCCGACTTCGAAGGGCGGCGAGTACGACTTGCGGTCGTTCATGCGGCCTCGCATATACGGGTCCACCGACATCCAGATGTTGCGCACGAGGATCTGGCCTGGCCCCGGCTCGGGCACGGGCGTCGTCTCGAGCCTGAAGTCGGTGGCCTTCGGCATGCCCGCGGGGCGGGCAGCGAGGACGATCTGCCGGTTCACGAGTGCGGTCATTCGAGCCTCCTCAAGAGATCGGCGCCGAAGAGCTCGGCGCGCCAGCGCCCGACACCTTCCACGCGCGCGAGGGCATCGAGGTCGCGCGGCGGATCATGGGCCAGCCTGTCGATCAGGCGCTGCGGGAAAATCACGCCCGCGTCGAGCTCCACGAGCTTGGCGGCCTCGACGCGCCAGGCGCGGAGCGCCTCGCTCCGCCGCTGGACGGCGCCGGAGGCGCGGGGCCGCGGGTTCGGGCGCCGCACGGGCAGCTCGGCGTCCAGCACGGTCAGGCCGCGCTCGACGGCCGCCAGGATCGCCTCGCCCGCTCGGCGCACCACGTTGATCGTGCACCCCTTGACCGTGAGGATCGAGTTGCTGTCCCGAGGCTTGAGCACCGCCAGCGCCACCAGCACCTCGTTGCCCAGAATCATGAAGGGCGGGCGGTCGAGCTTGATCGCCAGCGTCTCGCGCGCCTGGTGGAGCTCGCGCAGCACGGCGAGCCCGCGGCCGTCGAGGTCCTTGGCGGCCTTGAGCTTCATGTAGGCGTCGGGGTCGGCAGCCTTCTCGGGAGCGGGCATGGCGGCGATCAACGCGCACTCCTCCTCGACCCAGAGCTCGCGCCCCTTGGCGCGCAAAGCCTCCAACAGCTTCTGCCGCAAAGGTATCAGGTGGAGCACGTCGTTGAGCGCGTAGGTCTCCTGGGCCGGGCTCAGCGGGCGCTTGGACCAGTCGTCTTTCTGGCGCGAGGGACCCGGGTCCACGCCGATGAAGTCGCGCAGGAGCCCGTCGAGCGACAGCGACGTCACGCCGAGAAAGCGCGCGGCGATGGCCGTGTCGAAGATGTTGGCGACGGAGAACCCGTAGAGCCGCTTGAGATAGCCGAGATCGTTGTCGGCTGCGTGCAGCACCTTGACCACGCCCGCGTCCGCGAAGAAGGGTCCGAGCGGCTGGAGCGTGGGTAGCGCGAGCGGATCTATTAGGTGTCCCCGGCCCCGGTCGTCGGCCACCTGCACCAGGCAGAGCTTGACCGGATGGTGGTGGAGGCCGTCGGCCTCGGTGTCGATGCAGAGCGTCTTGGCCCCCCGCAGGGACACGACGAGCGCGTCGAGCTCCTCGGGGGTCCGTATCCAGAGTGGGGCGGCCATGGGTCTCGGTTATACTACCGCGGCAGTCGAGACCCCTGCCGAGGAGGATTCAATCGATGAAGATCGCGGGATCCGTTGCGGTGATCACGGGCGGCGCGTCGGGGCTGGGCCGGGCGACGGCCGAGCGGCTGCTCGCGGGCGGCGGCAAGGTCGCGCTCCTCGACCTGCCCAAGTCCGCCGGCGTCGAGGTGGCCAAGCAGATGGGGGGCAATGCCTTCTTCGCGGCCTGCGACGTCACCAGCGCCGACGAGGTGACGGCGGCGCTCGAAGCCGCCGCGGCGAAGTTGGGCGCCGTCCACGTGCTGGTCAACTGTGCCGGCATCGGCGCGGCCGAGAAGGCCTACGGCAAGCGCGGCCCGGCTGATCTCGGGGTATTTACGCGAGTCATCCAGGTCAACCTAATCGGCACCTTCAACTGCATCAGGCTGGCCGCCGCGCACATGGCCAAGAACCAACCCAACGAGGAGGGCGAGCGGGGCGTGGTGGTCAACACCGCCTCCGTCGCCGCCTTCGATGGCCAGATCGGCCAGGCGGCCTACTCGGCCTCCAAGGGCGGCATCGTCGGCATGACGCTGCCCATCGCCCGCGACCTTGCGGACCTGGGCATCCGCGTCTGCACCATCGCGCCCGGGCTCTTCGACACCCCGCTCCTGGCGGGGCTGCCGGAGCCCGCGCGCGTGTCGCTCGGCAAGCAGGTCCCGTTCCCCCCTCGCCTCGGGCGCCCGGCCGAGTACGGCGCCCTCGCAGCCCACATCGTCGAGAACACCATGCTCAACGGCGAGACCATCAGGCTGGACGGGGCGATCAGAATGCAGCCCCGCTAGTGTCCTGAGTGAGAAACTCGTTGGCAATCTGCCGGGCGGGGAGCCGGGTGGGGCAGGGGGCCCTCCCCTGCTGACCTCGCTGACCGGAAACTGTCAAGAAGAACGAGACACCGGGTTCGCGAGATCAGTGTAGGAGCGCCCTCCCGTCGCTCGGGTCTGGCGTGTCTGGAGGCCGAGGAGGGCGATAAGCGCAGCGACTCACATGCCGGGGATCACTGGTTCAAGTCCAGTGTCGTCCACCATTTTCGGCGCGGGGTTGCAACCCACCCCGCGCTGTTGCTTTTCTGCCGGTGCCGAAATAGTGCCACTTGAGCTCCGGTCACGCGATCGCGGACGCGCTCTCGTTGTCCGGTACCGCGGCCTTGACGGGGTGCGGCTCCAGGGCTCGAATGGCGTCGCGGAGATGCCCCGGCGAGAGGTGCTGATAACGCATCGTCATCCGCGGATCGCGGTGGCCGAGAATCTCCATGATGCTTCGCTGAGGGACGCCGGCCATAGTGAGCATGCTGCCCGCGTGATGGCGGAGGTCGTGGAATCGGAGGTTGGGCATCTCGAGGTCGGCCACCAGGCGCGCGAAGCCGCGGGAGATCACTTTAGGCTCGCGCTCAGGAAGGACGGGCGCCTCCGGTGAGAGCGGGCGGGGGAGCGCGGCGAAGGTTTCACGCAGCGTGTCCGTCATCGGAACCGAGCGTGCGTACCCGTTCTTGGTGTGCCGGAAGGTGATGGTCCGCGCCCGCATGTCCACGTCAGCCCATCGGAGGCGCACGAGCTCGCTTCGCCGAGCCCCTGTGTGGAGCGCGGCCAATATGTAGAGTCGGAGCGCGGAGTTGGGCGCCTGTCGCGCCGTCCATATCCGCCCGTTGTTCGCCTTCACCGTCACGTCGGCGCCGTTCAAGAGCTTCTCGTACTCCTCGGGCGAGAGATACCGGACCCGCCCTGGCGCTTCCTTCGCCTTCTTGAGCGCCCGCGCCGGGCTCGCCTTGAGATACCCCCACGTGACGGCGCGGCCGAGCAGATGCTTGAGCCGGGCCAGCTCCTTGTTGGCGGTGGTGGGAGAGACCTGGCCGAGCCGCTCGGCGTACCACGTCTCCATGCCCTCCTGCCGGAGGCTGGAGAGCTTCATGTCGCCGAAGCGCGGGAGGATGTATCGGAAATCCCGGTTGACAACACCTCATCGGCCATGCAAGCGTAGTGGCCCTGCGGCGGCCGGAGTCGCGGGCGGGCAAACGCAAAGGAGGTCCACGATGTCCAGGGCGAAGAGCGTGCTCAGCGGTATCCTCGTGCTCGCGGTGGTCGGCGGGCTGGCGTCAGGGGCGATGTCGGCCGATCCCATCCGGGTGGCCTACGTCGATCCGCTTTCGGGGCCGTTCGCGGCGACCGGCGAGAACGGACTCAAGCAGTTCCGCTTCGCCGCGGACCAGATCAATCGCGCGGGCGGCGTGCTCGGCCGGCAGATCGAGATCGTGCCCTTCGACAACAAGGTCAGCCCGCAGGAGAGCCTGATCCAGCTCAAGAAGGTCATCGGTGACGGGATCCCCTTCGTCTTCCAGGGCAACAGCTCGGGCGTGGCCCACGCCATCTCGGACGCGGTCCTCAAGCACAACGAGCGCAATCCGGGCAGCCGCGTCCTCTATCTGAACTACTCAGCCGTCGACCCCGCGCTCACGAACGAGAAGTGCCACTACTGGCACTTCCGCTTTGACGCCCACGCCGACATGAAGATGGCGGCGCTGACCGACGTCATCAAGGCCAAGACCAAGATCAAGAAGATCTACGTCATCGGCCAGGACTACTCGTTCGGGAAGGCGGTGGCCGAAGCCGCCGTCAGCATGCTCAAGGCCAAGCGGCCCGACATCCAGATCGTCGGCAACGAGCTGCACCCGATCGGCAAGGTGCTGGACTTCTCGCCGTACGTACAGAAAATCCTCGCCTCCGGCGCCGACGCCGTCATCACCGGCAACTGGGGCGCCGACATGGTGAACCTGGCCAAGGCCGCCAACGACGGTGGGTTGAAGGTGCCTTTCTACACCTACTACGCGGCCTCCGACGGCGTCACCGCCGCCATCGGCGCCGCCGGCATCGACCGCATCCGGCTCGTCCACGAGACCAACCCCGGCAACCCGAGCGCGCCCAAGGCGTTGGGCGACTACATCACGGGGTACAAGAAGGTGAACCACGAGGGCGACGTCAACCAGCCCCGCATCAACACGGGCGTCAACATGCTCGCCCTGGCCATCAAGAAGGCGGGCACCGTGGACGTCGACAAGGTGGCCGCCGCCCTCGAGGGCATGGAGTGGACCACGCTGGGCGGCGATCAGGTCGTCATGCGACGCGAGGATCACCAGCTCCAGATGCCCATCTACATCTCCGTGCACACCAACAAGGGCATCACCTACGACTTCGACAACTCCGGCTTTGGGCTGTCGCTCGAGAGCAAGATCGATCGTGCGAAGGCCACGCAGCCCACGACCTGTAAGATGGCGCGGCCGGGCTAGCCCCGGTCGGGCGGAGCCCGCTGGCCCGGCCGGCGGGCTCCGCACAGCGCGCCACGATGTTCGAGCTCGTCTTCTTCTCCCTGCTGAACGGCCTCGTCTTCGGCCTGCTCCTGTTCATGCTGTCGAGCGGGCTCACGCTCATCTTCGGCATGATGGGGGTGCTGAACTTCGCCCACGCCGGCTTCTACATGCTGGGGGCCTACTTCGGGTACGCGTTCGGCCGCGCCGTGGGCTTCGGGCCGGCGCTGGTGATCGCGCCGCTGCTGGTGGGCGCCCTGGGGGTGCTCGTCGAGCGCTACGGGCTGCGCCGCGTGCATCGGTTCGGGCACGTGCCCGAGCTGATCTTCACGTTCGGCGTCGCCATCGTCATCGAGGAGCTGGTGCCGCTCGTCTGGGGACGGCCCGCCAAGAGTTACGAAATCCCCAAGGCCCTCGACTTCGCGCTGTTCCACCTCTTCCACGGCAGCTTCCCGGCCTACAAGGCGTTCATGCTCGCCGTGTCCGTCGCGATCTTCCTGTTCCTCTTCGCGGCCTTCATGCGCACGCGGGCCGGCCTCATCAT
This DNA window, taken from Candidatus Rokuibacteriota bacterium, encodes the following:
- a CDS encoding site-specific integrase; translated protein: METWYAERLGQVSPTTANKELARLKHLLGRAVTWGYLKASPARALKKAKEAPGRVRYLSPEEYEKLLNGADVTVKANNGRIWTARQAPNSALRLYILAALHTGARRSELVRLRWADVDMRARTITFRHTKNGYARSVPMTDTLRETFAALPRPLSPEAPVLPEREPKVISRGFARLVADLEMPNLRFHDLRHHAGSMLTMAGVPQRSIMEILGHRDPRMTMRYQHLSPGHLRDAIRALEPHPVKAAVPDNESASAIA
- a CDS encoding branched-chain amino acid ABC transporter substrate-binding protein produces the protein MSRAKSVLSGILVLAVVGGLASGAMSADPIRVAYVDPLSGPFAATGENGLKQFRFAADQINRAGGVLGRQIEIVPFDNKVSPQESLIQLKKVIGDGIPFVFQGNSSGVAHAISDAVLKHNERNPGSRVLYLNYSAVDPALTNEKCHYWHFRFDAHADMKMAALTDVIKAKTKIKKIYVIGQDYSFGKAVAEAAVSMLKAKRPDIQIVGNELHPIGKVLDFSPYVQKILASGADAVITGNWGADMVNLAKAANDGGLKVPFYTYYAASDGVTAAIGAAGIDRIRLVHETNPGNPSAPKALGDYITGYKKVNHEGDVNQPRINTGVNMLALAIKKAGTVDVDKVAAALEGMEWTTLGGDQVVMRREDHQLQMPIYISVHTNKGITYDFDNSGFGLSLESKIDRAKATQPTTCKMARPG
- a CDS encoding branched-chain amino acid ABC transporter permease, with product MFELVFFSLLNGLVFGLLLFMLSSGLTLIFGMMGVLNFAHAGFYMLGAYFGYAFGRAVGFGPALVIAPLLVGALGVLVERYGLRRVHRFGHVPELIFTFGVAIVIEELVPLVWGRPAKSYEIPKALDFALFHLFHGSFPAYKAFMLAVSVAIFLFLFAAFMRTRAGLIIQASLTHPGMVAMLGHNVPRVFMVVFGIGSALAGLAGVIAGPVLGTFPGMAQVLGSIVFVVVVVGGLGSLTGALVASLLIGILQTFAVALNVSVGSALIALGVPIDAGGALHDLWRITVAQVAPIMPYFLLVFILIVRPTGLFGTRET
- a CDS encoding NADP-dependent oxidoreductase gives rise to the protein MTALVNRQIVLAARPAGMPKATDFRLETTPVPEPGPGQILVRNIWMSVDPYMRGRMNDRKSYSPPFEVGKPLDGRAVGQVLKSNHPKLKEGAVVSNMQGWREYFVSAGEGITPVDASLPLPAYLGVLGVPGFTGWYGLKEIGKPKAGETLVVSGAAGATGSLVVQMGKILGCRVVGTAGTDEKCAYVRRELGADAAINYKTAGDCVDALRQACPKGVDVYFENVGGPILDAVLRLLNPLSRIPLCGMISQYNLEIPDPGPRYLFSMIANRTLMQGFIISDHFDRYGEFVGEVGGWLKAGRIKREETVVEGIENAPKAFLGLFSGDNLGKMVVRLAPDPPASGPR
- a CDS encoding HRDC domain-containing protein encodes the protein MAAPLWIRTPEELDALVVSLRGAKTLCIDTEADGLHHHPVKLCLVQVADDRGRGHLIDPLALPTLQPLGPFFADAGVVKVLHAADNDLGYLKRLYGFSVANIFDTAIAARFLGVTSLSLDGLLRDFIGVDPGPSRQKDDWSKRPLSPAQETYALNDVLHLIPLRQKLLEALRAKGRELWVEEECALIAAMPAPEKAADPDAYMKLKAAKDLDGRGLAVLRELHQARETLAIKLDRPPFMILGNEVLVALAVLKPRDSNSILTVKGCTINVVRRAGEAILAAVERGLTVLDAELPVRRPNPRPRASGAVQRRSEALRAWRVEAAKLVELDAGVIFPQRLIDRLAHDPPRDLDALARVEGVGRWRAELFGADLLRRLE
- a CDS encoding 3-hydroxyacyl-CoA dehydrogenase, producing MKIAGSVAVITGGASGLGRATAERLLAGGGKVALLDLPKSAGVEVAKQMGGNAFFAACDVTSADEVTAALEAAAAKLGAVHVLVNCAGIGAAEKAYGKRGPADLGVFTRVIQVNLIGTFNCIRLAAAHMAKNQPNEEGERGVVVNTASVAAFDGQIGQAAYSASKGGIVGMTLPIARDLADLGIRVCTIAPGLFDTPLLAGLPEPARVSLGKQVPFPPRLGRPAEYGALAAHIVENTMLNGETIRLDGAIRMQPR